From one Lycium ferocissimum isolate CSIRO_LF1 chromosome 5, AGI_CSIRO_Lferr_CH_V1, whole genome shotgun sequence genomic stretch:
- the LOC132057296 gene encoding auxin response factor 18-like, giving the protein MITFMDPKDKVKEIEKCLDSQLWHACAGSMVQMPSISSKVFYFPQGHSEHASGNVDFRSSTRIPSYIPCKVSVIKYMADPETDEVYAKIRLIPISRNEVEFDEDGVVGGMNGSDNQDKPTSFAKTLTQSDANNGGGFSVPRYCAETIFPRLDYSADPPVQTILAKDVHGETWKFRHIYRGTPRRHLLTTGWSTFVNHKKLIAGDSIVFLRAENGDLCVGIRRAKRGIGGGPETSSGWNPAGGNCMVPYGGFSSFLREDENKLIRNGSGNLMNRGKVKAESVVEAANLAASGQPFEVIYYPRASTPEFCVKASLVKAALQIRWCSGMRFKMPFETEDSSRISWFMGTISSVQVSDPIRWPDSPWRLLQVTWDEPDLLQNVKRVSPWLVELVSNMPTIHLSPFSPPRKKLRLPQHPDFPLDGHHLPMPAFSGNHHLLGPNNPFGCLPDNTPAGMQGARHAQYGLSLSDIHLNKLHSNFFPVGFPPLDQAAAAPPRPLNSPMIGKRCNSENNISCLLTMGNSAHSTKKSDIGKAPQLMLFGQPILTEQQISLSCSGDTVSTVRTGNSSSDGNADKIGNGSDGSGSALNQRGLTERSPCDTFQSEANTEIGHCKVFMESEDVGRTLDLSLLGSYEELCRKLANMFGIENSEMLNHVLYRDTTGAVKQLGDEPFSDFMKTARRLTILTDSSSDNVGLRE; this is encoded by the exons ATGATTACTTTTATGGATCCAAAGGACAAAGTGAAAGAAATAGAAAAGTGTTTAGATTCTCAACTATGGCATGCTTGTGCTGGTAGTATGGTACAAATGCCTTCAATTAGTTCAAAGGTTTTCTATTTTCCTCAAGGTCACTCAGAGCATGCTAGTGGAAATGTCGATTTTAGGAGCTCCACTAGGATTCCGTCGTATATTCCTTGTAAAGTCTCGGTGATTAAATATATGGCTGATCCTGAAACTGATGAGGTTTATGCCAAGATTAGGTTGATTCCTATTAGTAGGAATGAAGTTGAATTTGATGAAGATGGGGTTGTTGGGGGGATGAACGGTTCGGATAACCAAGATAAACCTACTTCATTCGCTAAGACTTTAACGCAATCGGATGCGAACAATGGCGGAGGTTTTTCAGTCCCGAGGTATTGTGCGGAGACGATATTTCCTCGTTTGGATTACTCCGCGGATCCTCCCGTTCAGACCATCCTTGCTAAGGATGTTCACGGGGAGACATGGAAATTCAGGCATATTTATAGAGGGACGCCGAGGCGCCATCTGTTAACGACGGGATGGAGTACTTTTGTGAACCATAAAAAGCTCATTGCTGGTGATTCCATTGTGTTCTTGAGGGCGGAAAACGGAGACCTTTGTGTAGGCATTCGGAGGGCAAAGAGGGGAATTGGAGGTGGGCCCGAGACTTCTTCTGGATGGAATCCGGCTGGTGGGAATTGTATGGTACCGTACGGAGGGTTTTCAAGTTTTCTTAGGGAAGATGAGAATAAATTAATAAGAAATGGGAGCGGGAACTTGATGAACAGGGGAAAAGTGAAGGCAGAATCGGTTGTCGAAGCTGCAAATCTTGCAGCCAGTGGACAACCATTCGAGGTGATTTATTACCCTCGTGCGAGCACTCCGGAGTTTTGTGTGAAGGCCTCGCTTGTAAAGGCAGCATTGCAGATCCGTTGGTGCTCGGGGATGAGGTTCAAGATGCCTTTTGAAACTGAAGATTCTTCACGGATAAGTTGGTTCATGGGAACTATATCTTCAGTTCAGGTTTCCGATCCCATTCGGTGGCCAGATTCACCTTGGAGGCTTCTGCAG GTGACGTGGGACGAACCTGATCTGCTCCAAAATGTGAAACGTGTCAGCCCATGGCTCGTGGAATTAGTCTCGAACATGCCTACCATTCACCTTTCTCCCTTCTCACCCCCACGAAAGAAACTAAGATTACCTCAACATCCAGATTTTCCTCTCGATGGCCACCATCTTCCTATGCCGGCTTTCTCCGGTAACCACCACCTTCTAGGGCCTAATAACCCCTTCGGTTGTCTTCCCGACAACACCCCTGCTGGCATGCAGGGAGCCAGGCATGCTCAATATGGTTTATCATTATCAGATATCCACCTCAATAAGCTGCATTCGAATTTTTTTCCGGTTGGTTTTCCGCCACTTGATCAGGCTGCAGCAGCACCCCCTAGACCCCTAAATAGTCCAATGATCGGTAAGCGATGTAACAGCGAGAATAATATATCTTGCTTGCTAACCATGGGAAATTCCGCTCACTCTACGAAGAAATCTGATATTGGAAAAGCACCACAACTCATGCTTTTCGGTCAACCTATACTTACTGAGCAGCAGATCTCTCTTAGCTGCTCGGGAGATACTGTTTCTACTGTTCGTACAGGGAATAGTTCCTCGGATGGTAATGCTGATAAAATAGGGAACGGGTCTGATGGTTCGGGTTCCGCACTTAATCAACGTGGTTTAACAGAACGATCGCCGTGTGACACATTTCAATCCGAGGCAAATACCGAGATTGGACACTGTAAGGTTTTTATGGAATCAGAAGATGTAGGTCGCACACTGGATCTTTCATTACTAGGATCTTACGAAGAGTTATGCAGGAAATTGGCAAATATGTTTGGCATTGAAAACTCGGAGATGCTTAATCATGTTCTCTACCGGGATACCACTGGCGCGGTCAAGCAACTCGGTGATGAACCATTTAG CGACTTCATGAAAACAGCACGAAGGTTAACGATTCTAACTGATTCAAGCAGCGACAATGTAGGACTAAGGGAGTAA